The Coffea arabica cultivar ET-39 chromosome 6e, Coffea Arabica ET-39 HiFi, whole genome shotgun sequence genome contains the following window.
TCACACGTGTAATGGTGATATGGGGAAGTGGGCCAAAGACACCACATCACTTGATGGCTAAGAAAAAGTTTGCCTGCTCCACGTGTTACTAAATAGTCCACATAAGAAAGAGAGCTAAATATTACACCGAAAAAATATCTGACTCACAAGATAGCACAAATCTTGAAGCCTAATGGGCCACAGACATTACTTCACATTGTCTCATAGGTAGATTCTAGCATCAAGCATATCCATTTCAATGTTTTGAACATGGAGCTGGACTAGTCGATTCAACTGATTGGACTATAATTACATCATGCTTTCGGTCCAATTTAAcgattaattcaaaaatttaattGAATCGTCAAATCCAATTAAGAAGGGGTTGGCTTGATAAAAACCGGCGAGTTTCAACTgaattttactaattttttaataatactaatatttttaaaaaaataaaacctttgCACCGGTTGAACCGCAATCCGGAAACTCTTCTGTTTCACTCTCCGGTCTTAAAACATTGAATTCGGTCTACGAATTCAGATATTCCTACACAAAATAGTATCACATCGTTGTCTCTTTGTCAAGTGGTTCGAAACGTCCACACATAAAGCTTCTACCAGGGAGAAGTCAGAAGCATACCAGTAGATTCGAAGAAAAACTGATCAGTTTCTAAGCTACAAACATGGAAAAAACACAGTTGTTATTGTTCCATCACCAGGCATAGGTCACTTGGTATCCACAGTTGAGTTCTCAAAGCGCTTGACTGAAAGAGATGACCGGCTATCAATAGTTGTTCTAGTTATAAGCTCAATCTCTGCCAGCAAAATGGAGTCATACACTCAACGAGTGGCTAATTCAAACACTGGTATTCGATTCATCAACATCCCTCAAGCAGATCCACCTTCAGCAGAGTTGTTGAAGTCCCGGGAAAACTATATTTCTCTTCTCATGGAAAGCCATAAATCCCGTGTCAAAAAAGCAATAGTCGACCTAGTATCAGAACCATATACTTCTCTTGCCGGAATAGTGGTTGATCTATTCTGTAGTTCAATGATTGAATTAGCAAACGAGCTCGGTGTTCCTTCCTATGTGTTCTTCACCTCTAGCGCTGCCTTTCTCGGCTTCATGCTTTATCTCCCGATTCACTATAACCAATATGGAAGAGAATTCGAGACTTCGGATTCTGATTCGATCATTCCAGCTTATTCTCACCCTGTCCCTACAAATGTTGTTCCTTCTTTTGCATTTAACAAGTATGGTGGTTATGCCTCATTCGTGAAACATGCTACAAGGTTTAAAGAGACCAAAGGAATCATCGTAAACACGTTTGCAGAATTAGAACCTCATGCTGTGCATCAATTGATATCCGACAGTGAAACACCACCAATTTACACAGTTGGACCCTTGCTCGACCAGGAGGGCAAAAGGCAAGACTCAGACTGCGAAAGGATAATGAAATGGCTAGATGACCAACCTCCATCATCAGTGGTATTCCTCTGTTTTGGAAGCATGGGTAGTTTTGAGCCTGACCAGTTAGCAGAGATGGCAATTGCAATCGAGCGGAGTGGATACAGATTCTTGTGGGCTGTCAGGTCGCCCCCATCCAAGGATAACCCCACAAAAAGGATGGGTGAATATTCCAATTTGTCTGACGTACTTCCAAAAGGTTTCTTGGAACGTACTGAAAATCGGGGATTGCTGTGTGGTTGGGCACCGCAGATGGAGGTGCTGGCTGATGAAGCAGTTGGTGGATTTGTATCGCATTGTGGCTGGAATTCCACCCTGGAAAGCCTGTGGTTTGGGGTGCCTGTTGCAACATGGCCTCTTTATGCTGAGCAACAAATTAATGCATTTGAATTGGTCAGAGAATTGGGACTAGCTCTGGAATTGAAGTTGGATTATCGAATGGAAAATGCAAAGAATCTTGTAATGGCTGAGGAAATAGAGAAAGCTATCAGATGCTTGATGGACTCTGAAAATCCAATCAGAGGGAGAgttaaagaaatgaaagaaatgaGTAGAAAGGCCATTCAAAATGGGGGTTCTTCATTCATCTCAGTTGAACGCTTGATTGAAGATATCCATATCAACAAAGCAAATAAGGCATAGATAGAATCATTTCCGCCACCTGATCATGTTATCAGCAGATTAAGGGAAGGTTCTTCAGCTGCTCCTAGTTCCCAAAATCAATTTGCTTTGTTTATTCTAGTCTTTCTTAATCGATCGTATTGTCACATTTGTGATTAAATTCATGTTAGCACTGCTTCCTTGTGTTTGaatatatatgttttttctTCATACTGATGTCCTGGAGTTTGTCATTACTTCCCATTTTTCATAAGTTTTGTTAAATTGTTATTATGTACTTGGTAGTCCATACTTATCTTCTCATCTTTTGTGATTccattattaaaaaattttcttggtaATCATCTTTTCGGTTTGACATGGTAAGCATACTCTCAATGATTGAATTAGCAAACGAGCTCGGTGTTCCTTCCGAGCAAACCTATATCCATATCAACAAAGCAAATAAGGCATAAAATCATTTCCGCCACATGATCATGTTATCAGCAGATTAAGGGAAGTTTCTTCAGCTGCTCCTATTTCCCAATATCAATTTGCTTTGTTTATTTTAGTGTTTCTTAATCGATCTTATTATCACATTGGTGATTAAATTCAGGTTATTACTGCTTCCTTATGTTTGAATATATGTTTTTTGCTTCATACTGATGTCTGGGAGTTCGTCATTACTTCCCATTTTTCATAAGTAGTCCATACTTATCTTCTCATCTTTTGTGATTCCATTATTAAAGAATTTTCTTGGTAATCATCTTTTCGGTTTGACATGGTGAGCATACTCTCAATTGGagtgaaaactgaaatttaagtAAGCTTACTTGGTCCCAAACATGTGCATGCAAAGTTATCACTTGTTATACATCTTAAGTTTGTAATTCtaacttattttgtgtgtaaataCTAAATAGTGAATACGTGAAAATGGATGTAGATCACATTCCTCACGGTTCATCAATCAAGGGGTGCTTGTTTCACATATTGGAATCGGAAATAGAAATGGAATCATAAACTCTAGTTTTGAaattaaatttttcatttcaataTCTAGCTTGGTTCACACATTGAAATTAGTATCATTCCAATTTCTGATGTTTGGTTTGACAAGTGTTTCGGAATTAAATgtaattaaatttcaaatttactcctgatataacaattcttataaaacaaaagaattgcACAAACGACAAATTAACATCTCCATAATTGTAACTACAATAGTTATTaacttttttgataaaatataagaaaatcataaatcataacaaaaattaatgCCAGAAAATAAATATAGTGGTTGTATTAACAAGGAGTAAATTCCTAAAAAGAGGGAGTTTTTAAACTAACTTTTCAAAGGGTGGTGATTTTTGAGTCTCTTTCCAAAGGGTGAAAAACGCATCGAAAGAATGCattcttccaaataaaaattcaactttcaaatacgttattttaattttcataaatttgtttaaatatgaaaaattggttaaataacgcataacataccaactctttatgggaaactggcAGGTTTTATAGTATGTTTTATACTAACTCTTTATGGAAAACATACTAGCTCTTTATgagaaaaattggttaaatagcattcaaaggaaaactagtatgttttgtatttaatataaattaaatatgtgaaagttaaaaaaaataaaaagaaattgctcataacataccagctctttatgggaaactggcaggttttgtatttaatgcgctatttaaccaatttcgTTGGCCTGTGGAGTCCTCCCTCTTCCAAAACATGAACGGCTCATCAATCAAAATCTCAGAGATCTCAATAATGCATACATGATTTAACCTCAGGCAACCTGTAAATTCAAACTATCTGCAGTTTATAAATGCAAGGGATTGCGTTCACTTTTCTAAATGTACTTTGTAGTtaggaaaatttggtaaaatataaaacaagAAGTTTTGACTCGACCCATATCGTCCATTTCTTTGTTGGCTGAGGATTTTCCACAATCAGCCAAAAGATGTAGGCCAAATTCGAGAAGAACAAGAGTTGTTATGGTTGAGTGCCTCTTTATCGCTAAAGATATTTGCCCATTCCTATCCCATTTAGATCtactttagattttttttttcaagaaattttggatAAGAGATGAAGACTGTATGATTAAGAAGAAGAGATAGGAAAtctaatgaagaagaaaaacagaAGGTGCGGCGTGTgatggagagaaagagagggtagATCCGTCATAAATATTGTCTGAGGGAATAAGTtgagggttttgtccaaaacctccCAATTTCCTCGGGAATGGGGTAAGTCtgattttttagaaatgattcCAAAAATGTATTCCAATAGGCTTAATCCAAGCAACAAATAAGAGATTTATTCCATTTTGTGATTCCCAAACCCTTTCACCAAGCAGCCCCAAGTgtaaaaaaatttggtcaaatctTGGACATGAAATATGGCCAAATTTGCATTCTTTCCCAAGTTAGGTCTTGAATCATGATCGAAAGTTgttcaatttcaatcaattaaaTATTGGAATCCAGTGTCATTTAGATCTGGATTTGGTGGCAAATCAATTGCAATCTCCATTAGTCAATAATACAAAGCCAGGAATTCTTGAAGGTCTAGGTGTTCGGTTCCGGTTTTGCTTCTGtgaaataaataatagaaaGCGTGGTCAAGTGGCTTTGCTCATGCATGACCAAACccctttcattttttattttttttccctcttctgTATATCACAAACAATGTAAAGAATGACTAAGAAAGAAACACTAGGGACTATTTTTAAATTACTCGAATCcgattattttatttatttgctaaaGGATTAGTTGAATCCATTGATTAGGACATGAAGAACTAAATATTTTTGGTTTTTAAGAAGATAAatataagaaagaaaatgagttaTGAGAGTAGTATTGAGACATGTGTCGTGTACAAGTGTATAAAATAGACAAAAACTTACTGTATTTTCGGTAACAATTGCTACACCTGGGGGCAGTTCAAAAGGAAATCCATGCCTGCTGATGGACTTGTTGATTCAATAATTGATGCAATCAAGAACTGTTATCTATGGTTGAAAGAATGGGAAGAAAACGAAGGAAAATTAGGATTTGTGTGTAAATTAGAGCTTTGATGACAGTTTTTCTAGCTCATAGTTGATTCTGTAGTGTTGTTATTGTAGTTTTCGTATTGGTTTGTGATAGACtatacctaaaaaaaaaaataaaaaaaatggtaatACCGGGATCATATAGAATAACAACGTGAAATAATTAGTGGTAAAG
Protein-coding sequences here:
- the LOC113696557 gene encoding UDP-glycosyltransferase 71K1-like, yielding MESYTQRVANSNTGIRFINIPQADPPSAELLKSRENYISLLMESHKSRVKKAIVDLVSEPYTSLAGIVVDLFCSSMIELANELGVPSYVFFTSSAAFLGFMLYLPIHYNQYGREFETSDSDSIIPAYSHPVPTNVVPSFAFNKYGGYASFVKHATRFKETKGIIVNTFAELEPHAVHQLISDSETPPIYTVGPLLDQEGKRQDSDCERIMKWLDDQPPSSVVFLCFGSMGSFEPDQLAEMAIAIERSGYRFLWAVRSPPSKDNPTKRMGEYSNLSDVLPKGFLERTENRGLLCGWAPQMEVLADEAVGGFVSHCGWNSTLESLWFGVPVATWPLYAEQQINAFELVRELGLALELKLDYRMENAKNLVMAEEIEKAIRCLMDSENPIRGRVKEMKEMSRKAIQNGGSSFISVERLIEDIHINKANKA